A section of the Humulus lupulus chromosome 2, drHumLupu1.1, whole genome shotgun sequence genome encodes:
- the LOC133817856 gene encoding uncharacterized protein LOC133817856, with product MSGKQGPPKHQNKVAWKPNAGVKINETEVGGRFRPLSEVTGVCPRCRDQIEWKRRYGKYKGLTEPAKCQRCTKRAVRQAYHNLCNGCAKEQGVCAKCRCNVKQIVGRDISEVEAEQKELQEAIKHARERERRTLLRTLNKEKSSNTVNTTTEKGNKVGELFPSASLEDYAELNRDDFEDEDDENGSRVL from the exons ATGAGCGGCAAACAAGGCCCTCCAAAGCACCAAAACAAGGTCGCATGGAAACCAAACGCCGGCGTCAAAATAAACGAAACG GAAGTTGGAGGGAGGTTCAGACCGTTATCGGAGGTCACCGGAGTCTGCCCTCGCTGTAGGGATCAGATTGAGTGGAAACGCCGCTACGGAAAGTACAAGGGTCTCACTGAACCTGCTAAATG CCAACGTTGTACTAAACGAGCTGTTCGTCAAGCTTACCATAATCTCTGTAACG GTTGTGCCAAGGAGCAAGGTGTTTGTGCCAAGTGTCGCTGCAATGTTAAACAAATAGTTGGAAG GGACATTTCAGAAGTAGAAGCTGAGCAAAAAGAGCTTCAGGAG GCTATCAAGCATGCTCGAGAGAGGGAAAGAAGGACTCTGTTGCGAACT TTGAACAAAGAAAAATCTAGCAATACAGTTAATACTACAACCGAAAAAGGAAACAAGGTTGGTGAATTATTCCCGTCAGCATCGCTGGAAGACTATGCAGAACTAAACAGAGATGAttttgaagatgaagatgatgaaAATGGGAGTCGAGTTCTGTAA